A genomic region of Jaculus jaculus isolate mJacJac1 chromosome 10, mJacJac1.mat.Y.cur, whole genome shotgun sequence contains the following coding sequences:
- the LOC101607803 gene encoding GTPase IMAP family member 8: protein MDAAAPPSPGADRRRQAERAGLGAGRGLWTGPSTSGSPQGAHEQSQGTGLLRLLLLGKRGSGKSATGNTILGRAVFKSEFSHHMVTQSCQRESGVVRGRTVTVIDTPDLFSSLARTSADVRQGHLQRCQELCTPGLHALLLVTPIGHYTVEDEETIEGIRRALGAEAMRRMVVVFTRADEQDHGSLQDYIDSKESLQELARAAGGGCCAFNNKVDEGQRGSQVRQLLGMVQRLVEKSPRPYLVDFIEDSRLQAYGHEAPSQGGERPCETLTIVLVGRSGAGKSATGNSVLGRTAFLSQLRAQPVTETCQSGTRRVDWQDVVVVDTPSFHQMRGVPRDPSWIKEQVSRCCPKGPKIFVLVLQVGRITEEDRIAVKQLKTVFGKDVMKYVIVLFTRKEDLGDDKFEDYISATKNKTLKKILRKCKGRVCAFNNRETGPAQENQVKTLLKMVNDLRKNFDGHGYDFERGDTRKPFIHVHN from the exons ATGGACGCGGCTGCCCCACCCAGCCCGGGAGCGGACAGGCGGAGGCAGGCGGAGCGCGCAGGTCTCGGGGCCGGGAGAGGGCTGTGGACAGGACCAAG cACGTCTGGGAGCCCCCAGGGCGCACATGAGCAGAGCCAGGGGACAGGTCTGCTGAGGCTCCTCCTGCTGGGgaaacgtggctcagggaaaagCGCCACCGGAAACACCATTCTGGGCAGAGCAGTGTTCAAATCCGAGTTCAGTCACCACATGGTGACTCAGTCGTGCCAGAGAGAGAGCGGGGTCGTGAGAGGGAGAACGGTCACAGTCATCGACACTCCTGACCTCTTCTCCTCACTGGCACGGACCAGCGCTGACGTCAGGCAGGGCCACCTGCAGAGATGCCAGGAGCTCTGCACTCCAGGCCTCCACGCTCTTCTCCTGGTCACCCCCATTGGTCACTACACGGTGGAGGACGAGGAGACCATTGAGGGCATCCGGAGGGCGCTTGGGGCTGAAGCCATGAGGCGCATGGTTGTGGTCTTCACGCGGGCGGATGAGCAGGACCACGGCTCGCTGCAGGATTACATCGACAGCAAGGAGTCTCTTCAGGAGCTGGCTCGAGCTGCTGGGGGAGGCTGCTGCGCTTTCAACAACAAGGTGGACGAGGGGCAGCGCGGCTCGCAGGTGCGCCAGCTCCTTGGCATGGTCCAGCGGTTGGTGGAGAAAAGTCCTCGGCCATATCTTGTGGACTTCATAGAAGACAGCCGACTCCAG GCTTACGGGCATGAAGCACCAAGTCAAGGAGGGGAACGTCCATGTG AAACCTTGACCATCGTCCTCGTGGGGAGGAGCGGGGCTGGCAAGAGCGCCACGGGGAACAGTGTCCTGGGGAGGACCGCCTTCCTCTCTCAACTCCGAGCCCAGCCAGTCACCGAGACCTGCCAGAGTGGCACCAGGAGAGTGGACTGGCAGGACGTCGTGGTTGTGGACACGCCGTCGTTCCACCAGATGCGAGGTGTTCCAAGGGACCCTTCCTGGATAAAGGAGCAGGTCAGCCGCTGCTGCCCAAAGGGGCCAAAGATTTTCGTCTTGGTTCTCCAGGTGGGACGGATCACTGAAGAGGACAGAATAGCAGTGAAGCAACTTAAGACCGTTTTTGGGAAGGATGTCATGAAATATGTGATTGTGTTGTTCACACGGAAGGAAGATCTTGGGGATGACAAGTTTGAAGATTACATCAGtgccacaaaaaacaaaacccttaaaAAAATACTCCGAAAGTGTAAGGGGCGAGTCTGTGCTTTTAATAACAGAGAGACTGGCCCAGCCCAGGAAAACCAGGTGAAAACACTTCTGAAAATGGTCAATGATCTGAGAAAGAACTTTGATGGGCATGGGTATGACTTTGAAAGGGGTGATACAAGAAAGCCATTTATACATGTCCATAACTAG